AAGACTTTTTCATAGTGTCCTCATTTTATTGTATGTAGTGTGTTTTTATTTTTTTATTTAATTGCTCTATTTTTATTAGAATATGAGTTGGTTATGTTAGTCAATGTCGACTATTTAAAAATAACTTAACTTTTGAAGTTGTCCGAATTTGAGTTTCTTCGGTCCATAGAATGCTTCTATGTAGCTAGAGCATGTTAACACTATTTGAATATCACTATTGTGACTGTAAAAGCACTAATCTAGGCGTGAGGAGAGAAATTTAGTGTTCTAAATAAACAATGAGCAACAACGAGTCGTGCATAACCCTTCGGGCCGTAATTATTTTTTCCCTAGCCGTGTAGTCATTTATGTAGAATGACTACACGGCATGCTTTGTTCTTTGCTAGGTGAAAAATAGTTTACGGCAGTGATGACTCAAATGGTGTTAACAAGCCCTAAGAAAAGTTAAGGTTATCTATTTATAATCTGTAGCCAAATAAAAATTAGACGCTATATTTTTCTCTATTGATCTAAAGCTTTATATCTGCCAAAGCTTTCTAGAAAATAGAATATTTTATCCTAAAGCCATTTAAATAACTACGTATTGCCAATATGTATAACAAGAATTTTAAATAACATGGAGGATATATTAAAATATTTGTATTTAAATATTATTCTATTTCTTCCAGAGGAAAATGACAGGCTACTTGGTGGTTTGTATACTTCATTTGCTGTAATTCTGGCATTACTTGTCTGCAGTGCTCTGTTGCTTTTGGGCAACGGGGGGCAAAGGCACAACCAGGTGGTGGAAAAAATGGGTCTGGTAATTCTGTGGTGTTGGCCGCTTCAACAACTAGAGGTTTACCAGGCATTGGTACAGAATCTAGTAATAACCGAGTGTAATGGTGGCTTGGGTTGTTAAATAAGGTTTGTGCTGGTCCTTGTTCTACTACCCGGCCAAAATACATTACTATCACCCGGTCACTAATGGCTTCTACCACAGATAAATCATGGCTGATAAATACATAAGTGAGTTGGTAACGGTTTTTTAAGTTTGACAACAAATTGAGTATTTGCGCTTGCACAGATACATCTAAAGCTGAAACTGGCTCATCCAGAATTAATAGGCTTGGTTTAACTGTTAGTGTGCGGGCGATACCTATTCGTTGGGCTTGACCACCAGACAGTTCATGAGGGTAGCGTTGTAAAAAGTCAGTAGGTAGACTGATGTCTGACATCAGTGTTTGCAGTTGCTCTGTTCGGTTTGCTTGATTCATGTAGAGCAGATGAACCATTGGAGTAGATAAAATGTCACCAATGGTTTTTCGTGGGTTAAGGGCACTGAGGGGGTCTTGAAATACATACTGAATTTGTCGGCATAATTCATGTCGATTTTGTTTAGCAAAGACAGCAAGATTTTGTTTATGGAAATAAATGTTTCCTTCAGAAGGTTTATCAAGTCCCACTAGCATTTTAGCCAGAGTGGATTTACCGCAACCAGATTCCCCAACCACTCCAAGGATTTCGCCTTGTTGAACTTGCAGATCAATACCACGAATAGCGTGTACTGTAGGCTTTTGCTTGCCTAATAAAGTTTTTCCCCCACCAAATCGGCGAACTATTTGTTGTGTATGTAATATATTCTCTTCCATATGTTAGTAATTTTTCTATTAAACAAGTTAACTTTATTATTGGTTAAGTGGTTTAATACATCGTACCGTATGCTCCTTTGATAAACCCATTAATTCAATAGGTTGTTGTCGACAACTATCTTCTACTTGAGAGCAGCGGTCCGCAAAGTGGCAGCCTTTAGGTAATTGATTCATTGATGGTGGTAAGCCTTCAATTGTCGCAAGCTGTTGGTTGTTTTTGCCTAATGTAGGTACACAATTAATCAACTTTTGGGTATAAGGATGAGCAGGTTTTGTTAATACAATGTGAGTGGGGCCAGACTCAATGATACGTCCGGCATACATGATTGCAATCCGTTCACACATAGCTGAAACCACCCCAAAATCGTGAGTAATAAATAATAAGGCCGCTTTCGTTTGTTTCTGAAGTGTACGTAATAATTTTAATATCTGGGCTTGTACCGTGACATCCAATGCAGTTGTTGGCTCATCAGCAATTAATAGATTAGCTTGATTGACAAGTGCCATAGCAATGACTGCTCGTTGACGCATGCCGCCTGATAATTGGTGAGGATAACATTTTGCTCGTTGTTCTGGGTTAGGCATTTTTACCTTTTTCAACCAGTCGATAGCGATTTGCCAGGCTTGCTGATAAGAAATAGGTTGATGAGCACGAATGGCTTCGGTAATTTGTTCACCAATAGTAAACAGAGGATGTAAGGCAGAAAGAGGGTCTTGAAAAACATAAGCTATTTTATTTCCGCGAACATGTTGTAGCTGTGTGAGTGGCAGCGATAATATGTCCTGTTTATCAAGCAAAACTTGACCATCAACAATTTGTCCTGGAGGAGAGGACACTAGTCGTGAAATGGACATGGCTGTGACGGATTTGCCTGAGCCTGATTCCCCAATAATACCTAAGCATTCTCCTGGCTGAATATTGAAGTCAACTCCGCCCACTGCTTTATAGACTGTTTTACCTAGGTGAAACTCAGTTTGTAAGCTTGTTACTTTTAATCCGTTAATTTTGCTAGTGATTAATTGTTTTTGGATATTATTGGCGTGTTTAACGACGGTGGCTGCGGTTGGTCGGCTCATAATACCGGACTTTAATCGGGGGTCTAAGACATCACGGATACCGTCGCTGATTAAATTAATACTCATAACCAGAGCAAAAATCATTAACCCAGGTATAATAGAAACATGAGGTGCAGTAAATAATAGTTTGCGGCCTTCTCCCAACATAGAGCCTAAATCCGCCTGGGGTGGTTGGGCACCTAGTCCTATAAAACTTAATCCTGCTGTTTCTAAAATCATCCAACCAATGGTGGTGGCCATAGTAATAACAATCGTAGGCATGACATTAGGCAATATTTCAGTGATTAGAATTAAACTGTTGCCTTTTCCTGAAAGGCGGGCTGCATCAATAAACGCTTGTTGAGATAAGCCTAAGGTTGCACCGCGAATATTACGGGCAAAGAAGGGAATGTTGACAATGGCAATAGCGTAAAGTGCGTTCATTAAGCCTGGCCCTAGGGCTGCAACAATGACCAGCGCAAGCAGTATATAGGGAAATGCCATTAGCATATCAATGCTTCGCATGAATAAATTGTCAATGCGACCACCAAAATAACCTGCCAATAGGCCAATAGTGGAGCCTATAATGGCTGCTACTAAAGTAGCAGAAATACCAACCACTAAACTGATTCGAGTGCCCCATATCAGGCGGGATAATAAATCTCGACCTAAGTGATCTGTACCTAGAAATGCACTTTCACTGCTGAGAGGAGGGAGTAATCGTTGAGTTAAAGCTGTTTCAGCTGGACGAGCTAACGGCAACAAAGGGGCTGTTAATGCTAATAGTAACAAAACTAAAAAAATAATGAGCCCAATAAAAGCCAACCGGTTGTTGGCAAATAGTTGCCAGGCAGATGGCCTGGAGATTTGAGCTGTCGATGTTTGGACAGTCATGAGCGTAATATTTGAATAGTCATAAACTTAATGTTTGAACAGCCTTGAGCTTCTTAATTAAAAAAATCATGAAGTGAGGCGAGGATCTAGATAGTGCTGGATAATATCAGCCAGTAAGTTAAATAATGCATAAGCAAGTGCAACCATTAAAACACCTCCTTGTACCAATAAAATATCCCGCATTGAAATGGCATTAACCAACATTCTTCCAATACCTGGCCATTGAAAAACCGTTTCTATATAAACTGCACCACCTAACACAAAACCAGCCTGAATACCGATAACCGGAATCACACTGACTAATGCTATTTTACAAGCATGTCGATAAATGACTTTTCGTTCTGTTAACCCTTTAGCACGGGCAGTGCGTATATAATCTTTGCGTAGTACTTCTAACATGGCGCTACGGGTTAATCGGGCAATTACACTGGTAGCTACTAAGGCTAGGGTAACGGCTGGTAAAACTAAATGTTTTAGTAGGTCTAACCAATCACCACCACCATAAATGGCATACATTCCACTAGCGGGTAACCATTGCCATTTCACTGCAAATAACATGATTAGCAGCAACCCTAACCAAAAAGAGGGGATAGAAATGCCAATTAATACAAAAAAAGTAATTAGTTTATCAGTCCAGCTAAATTGTCTAACTGCTGACA
This genomic interval from Spartinivicinus ruber contains the following:
- a CDS encoding ABC transporter ATP-binding protein, which translates into the protein MEENILHTQQIVRRFGGGKTLLGKQKPTVHAIRGIDLQVQQGEILGVVGESGCGKSTLAKMLVGLDKPSEGNIYFHKQNLAVFAKQNRHELCRQIQYVFQDPLSALNPRKTIGDILSTPMVHLLYMNQANRTEQLQTLMSDISLPTDFLQRYPHELSGGQAQRIGIARTLTVKPSLLILDEPVSALDVSVQAQILNLLSNLKNRYQLTYVFISHDLSVVEAISDRVIVMYFGRVVEQGPAQTLFNNPSHHYTRLLLDSVPMPGKPLVVEAANTTELPDPFFPPPGCAFAPRCPKATEHCRQVMPELQQMKYTNHQVACHFPLEEIE
- a CDS encoding dipeptide/oligopeptide/nickel ABC transporter permease/ATP-binding protein, whose product is MTVQTSTAQISRPSAWQLFANNRLAFIGLIIFLVLLLLALTAPLLPLARPAETALTQRLLPPLSSESAFLGTDHLGRDLLSRLIWGTRISLVVGISATLVAAIIGSTIGLLAGYFGGRIDNLFMRSIDMLMAFPYILLALVIVAALGPGLMNALYAIAIVNIPFFARNIRGATLGLSQQAFIDAARLSGKGNSLILITEILPNVMPTIVITMATTIGWMILETAGLSFIGLGAQPPQADLGSMLGEGRKLLFTAPHVSIIPGLMIFALVMSINLISDGIRDVLDPRLKSGIMSRPTAATVVKHANNIQKQLITSKINGLKVTSLQTEFHLGKTVYKAVGGVDFNIQPGECLGIIGESGSGKSVTAMSISRLVSSPPGQIVDGQVLLDKQDILSLPLTQLQHVRGNKIAYVFQDPLSALHPLFTIGEQITEAIRAHQPISYQQAWQIAIDWLKKVKMPNPEQRAKCYPHQLSGGMRQRAVIAMALVNQANLLIADEPTTALDVTVQAQILKLLRTLQKQTKAALLFITHDFGVVSAMCERIAIMYAGRIIESGPTHIVLTKPAHPYTQKLINCVPTLGKNNQQLATIEGLPPSMNQLPKGCHFADRCSQVEDSCRQQPIELMGLSKEHTVRCIKPLNQ
- a CDS encoding ABC transporter permease, whose amino-acid sequence is MLIYIIKRLLTIIPILFGLTLIIFLVMALIPGDPATAILGAYATPENVERLNKQLGLNKTLVEQYIIWLGNLLQGDLGRSYSLNRPVIDEIFERFQATIVLAGTSLVLCSVMGLLAGIVSAVRQFSWTDKLITFFVLIGISIPSFWLGLLLIMLFAVKWQWLPASGMYAIYGGGDWLDLLKHLVLPAVTLALVATSVIARLTRSAMLEVLRKDYIRTARAKGLTERKVIYRHACKIALVSVIPVIGIQAGFVLGGAVYIETVFQWPGIGRMLVNAISMRDILLVQGGVLMVALAYALFNLLADIIQHYLDPRLTS